From one Catharus ustulatus isolate bCatUst1 chromosome 1, bCatUst1.pri.v2, whole genome shotgun sequence genomic stretch:
- the LOC116997990 gene encoding tubulin beta-1 chain, producing the protein MREIVHIQAGQCGNQIGAKFWEVISDEHGIDPTGSYHGDSELQLERINVYYNEAAGNKYVPRAILVDLEPGTMDSVRSGPFGQIFRPDNFVFGQSGAGNNWAKGHYTEGAELVDSVLDVVRKESESCDCLQGFQLTHSLGGGTGSGMGTLLISKIREEYPDRIMNTFSVMPSPKVSDTVVEPYNATLSVHQLVENTDETYCIDNEALYDICFRTLKLTTPTYGDLNHLVSATMSGVTTCLRFPGQLNADLRKLAVNMVPFPRLHFFMPGFAPLTSRGSQQYRALTVPELTQQMFDSKNMMAACDPRHGRYLTVAAIFRGRMSMKEVDEQMLNVQNKNSSYFVEWIPNNVKTAVCDIPPRGLKMSATFIGNSTAIQELFKRISEQFTAMFRRKAFLHWYTGEGMDEMEFTEAESNMNDLVSEYQQYQDATADEQGEFEEEGEEDEA; encoded by the exons ATGCGTGAGATCGTGCACATCCAGGCCGGGCAGTGCGGCAACCAGATCGGCGCCAAG TTCTGGGAGGTCATCAGCGATGAACATGGCATTGATCCCACGGGCAGCTACCATGGGGACagtgagctgcagctggagaggatCAACGTCTACTACAATGAAGCTGCTG GTAACAAATATGTCCCCCGTGCCATCCTTGTGGACCTGGAACCCGGCACCATGGACTCTGTGCGCTCCGGCCCCTTTGGACAGATCTTCCGTCCTGACAACTTTGTCTTTG GTCAGAGCGGGGCTGGCAACAACTGGGCCAAGGGGCACTACACGGAAGGCGCTGAGCTGGTGGACTCTGTGCTGGACGTGGTGAGGAAGGAGTCAGAGAGCTGTGACTGCCTCCAGGGCTTCCAGCTGACCCACTCGCTGGGCGGAGGCACGGGCTCTGGCATGGGCACCCTCCTGATCAGCAAGATCCGTGAGGAGTACCCCGACCGCATCATGAACACCTTCAGCGTCATGCCCTCGCCCAAGGTGTCGGACACGGTGGTGGAGCCCTACAATGCCACCCTCTCTGTGCACCAGCTGGTGGAGAACACGGACGAGACCTACTGCATTGACAACGAGGCCCTGTATGACATTTGCTTCCGCACCCTGAAGCTGACCACTCCCACCTACGGGGACCTCAACCACCTGGTGTCGGCCACCATGAGCGGCGTGACCACCTGCCTTCGCTTCCCCGGCCAGCTGAACGCCGACCTGCGCAAGCTGGCGGTCAACATGGTGCCTTTCCCGCGGCTGCACTTCTTCATGCCGGGCTTTGCCCCGCTGACCAGCCGCGGCAGCCAGCAGTACCGCGCCCTGACGGTGCCCGAGCTGACGCAGCAGATGTTCGACTCCAAGAACATGATGGCCGCCTGCGACCCCCGCCACGGCCGCTACCTGACCGTGGCCGCCATCTTCCGGGGCCGCATGTCCATGAAGGAGGTGGACGAGCAGATGCTCAACGTGCAGAACAAGAACAGCAGCTACTTTGTGGAGTGGATCCCCAACAACGTCAAGACGGCCGTCTGCGACATCCCCCCGCGCGGCCTCAAGATGTCGGCCACCTTCATCGGCAACAGCACGGCCATCCAGGAGCTCTTCAAGAGGATCTCGGAGCAGTTCACGGCCATGTTCCGGCGCAAGGCTTTCTTGCACTGGTACACCGGCGAGGGCATGGATGAAATGGAGTTCACCGAGGCCGAGAGCAACATGAACGACCTGGTCTCTGAATACCAGCAATACCAGGATGCCACTGCTGATGAGCAGGGCGAGTttgaagaggaaggagaggaggatgaGGCTTAA